A region from the Lemur catta isolate mLemCat1 chromosome 7, mLemCat1.pri, whole genome shotgun sequence genome encodes:
- the MUC15 gene encoding mucin-15 produces the protein MLTLARILLISTLFSSLLFGSHGKENPEINTTQSISEGLKTMGNKPTSLESEANLNSNNNENRNTSNPNTSHPPRSDLLNKVHGMTDFSGNLSTENSTGSPRPTSMFSTTPPLIHSFVSKLPHNSSIVDKNPLSVSAHPNATPAVSSEKFTWSLASDNTKTPDNSSSTAGILHSETTTKSATPLITEQTGLHTTNDGGFTGFTPYPENTTVQPTLKFTNNSKLFPNTSDPQKENRNTGVVFGAILGAILGASLLTLVGYLLCGKRKTDSFSHRRLYDDRNEPVLRLDNAPEPYDVSFENSSYYNPTGNDSSMPEGQENARDSIPMGDIPPLRSSV, from the exons ATGTTGACCTTAGCCAGGATTCTGTTGATTTCAACATTGTTTAGTTCACTACTATTTGGGAGCCATgggaaagaaaatccagaaataaacacaaCACAAAGCATTTCAGAAGGTTTGAAAACAATGGGAAATAAACCTACTTCTTTGGAGAGTGAagcaaatttaaattcaaataataatgaaaatagaaacacctCGAATCCCAACACAAGTCATCCCCCACGTTCGGATCTCTTGAACAAAGTCCATGGAATGACAGATTTCTCCGGTAACTTGTCAACAGAGAACTCTACTGGGAGTCCAAGACCCACATCCATGTTTTCCACAACCCCTCCCTTGATTCATAGCTTTGTTTCTAAATTGCCTCACAACTCATCTATAGTAGATAAAAATCCTTTGTCGGTCTCAGCACATCCCAACGCTACACCTGCTGTATCTTCAGAAAAGTTCACTTGGTCTTTGGCCAGTGATAACACTAAAACTCCTGACAACAGTTCCAGTACAGCTGGCATCCTCCATTCAGAAACAACTACCAAGTCTGCGACCCCCTTGATAACAGAACAAACTGGATTGCATACCACAAATGATGGAGGCTTCACAGGGTTTACCCCCTATCCAGAAAACACAACTGTACAGCCCACCTTAAAATTCACCAATAATTCCAAACTCTTCCCAAATACGTCAGATCCccaaaaag AGAATAGAAATACAGGAGTCGTATTTGGGGCCATTTTAGGTGCTATTTTGGGTGCTTCATTGCTTACACTTGTTGGCTACTTGTTGTGTGGAAAAAGGAAAACGGATTCATTTTCCCATCGGCGACTTTATGATGACAGAAATGAACCAG tTCTGCGATTAGACAATGCACCAGAACCTTATGATGTGAGTTTTGAAAATTCTAGCTACTACAACCCAACTGGGAATGATTCATCCATGCCAGAAGGCCAAGAAAATGCACGTGATAGCATTCCAATGGGTGACATACCTCCACTTCGTTCTTCCGtataa